A region of Polyangiaceae bacterium DNA encodes the following proteins:
- a CDS encoding trypsin-like peptidase domain-containing protein, with protein sequence MRPFAVVLFAALALTACRRSTPSGVDAGAPSASGTPVVAPPTAPLAPAPPADTPKSFADLAEKADPAVGFVKTLQEQRGRTGRRRVIGEGLGSAFVYDASGLVLTNNHVIKDATDITVIIRKKELKATVVGRDAPTDVAVLRVDSKELAHLPLGDSDATRVGDWVVAIGNPFGLSHTVSAGIVSAKGRTGTDVKGLGDGTGYYNFIQTDASINPGNSGGPLLDMAGRVVGINTAIRANANSIGFAIPINMVKELLPRLIKDGKVIRSAIGIRVSSLLDEDATRLGLGDASGALVRSVLPGGPADKAGVQVDDVITAFEGDAIPGPEKLRWAASLAGVGKSVSLRITRGKRSFDLKVALGELPDQPETPEAEPDEPPALPPGHP encoded by the coding sequence GTGAGGCCGTTTGCTGTCGTCCTGTTCGCAGCACTGGCGCTGACCGCCTGCCGGCGCTCCACCCCGAGCGGGGTCGACGCGGGCGCGCCGTCCGCGTCGGGGACCCCGGTCGTCGCGCCACCGACCGCGCCGCTCGCGCCGGCCCCGCCCGCTGACACGCCGAAGAGCTTCGCCGATCTGGCTGAGAAGGCCGATCCCGCCGTGGGCTTCGTGAAGACGCTGCAGGAGCAGCGCGGTAGGACGGGCCGGCGGCGCGTGATCGGGGAGGGGCTCGGAAGCGCCTTCGTCTACGACGCGTCCGGCCTGGTCTTGACCAACAACCACGTGATCAAGGACGCGACCGACATCACGGTCATCATCCGCAAGAAGGAGCTGAAGGCCACCGTCGTCGGGCGCGATGCGCCCACCGACGTCGCCGTGCTGCGCGTGGATTCCAAGGAGCTCGCGCACCTACCGCTCGGCGACTCCGACGCCACCCGCGTCGGCGACTGGGTGGTCGCCATCGGCAACCCCTTCGGCCTCTCCCACACCGTATCGGCCGGAATCGTCTCTGCCAAGGGTCGCACCGGAACGGACGTCAAGGGCCTGGGCGACGGCACGGGGTACTACAACTTCATCCAGACTGACGCGAGCATCAACCCCGGCAACAGCGGTGGGCCGCTGCTCGACATGGCAGGGCGGGTCGTCGGCATCAACACCGCGATTCGAGCCAACGCGAACAGCATCGGCTTCGCCATCCCCATCAACATGGTCAAGGAGCTCCTGCCGCGTCTGATCAAGGACGGCAAGGTGATCCGCAGCGCCATCGGCATTCGGGTGTCGTCGTTGCTCGACGAAGACGCCACTCGCTTGGGCCTGGGCGACGCCTCCGGCGCGCTGGTGCGCTCCGTGCTGCCCGGGGGACCCGCCGACAAGGCCGGCGTTCAGGTCGACGACGTGATCACGGCGTTCGAGGGCGACGCCATCCCGGGCCCGGAGAAGCTTCGCTGGGCGGCCAGCCTGGCCGGCGTGGGCAAGTCGGTCAGCCTGCGGATTACCCGCGGCAAGCGCAGCTTCGACCTCAAGGTCGCCCTGGGCGAGCTGCCCGACCAGCCGGAAACCCCCGAAGCCGAGCCGGACGAGCCCCCGGCGCTCCCTCCGGGCCACCCGTGA
- a CDS encoding DUF1844 domain-containing protein, with protein MDGPSSGQQRDAQEAFDAANEERARERLPPVDFVTFVLSLYHSARVHLGDAPNPEGGATQLELPLARQTIDLIGLLQDKTRGNLTGEEERIVEQALYDLRMRYVEVAKSK; from the coding sequence GTGGACGGGCCGAGCAGTGGTCAGCAGCGAGACGCCCAGGAGGCGTTCGACGCTGCGAACGAAGAGCGGGCGCGCGAGCGACTCCCGCCCGTGGACTTCGTGACCTTCGTGCTGTCGCTCTACCACTCCGCCCGCGTCCACCTCGGGGACGCCCCGAACCCGGAGGGGGGGGCCACTCAGCTGGAACTACCCCTGGCACGGCAGACCATCGACCTGATCGGCCTCTTGCAGGACAAGACGCGCGGGAATTTGACTGGGGAAGAGGAGCGCATCGTCGAACAAGCGCTATACGATCTGCGCATGCGCTACGTGGAGGTTGCTAAGTCGAAGTGA
- a CDS encoding two-component sensor histidine kinase, producing the protein MTSRKDHLPTERPGAEVSDTRELGPVPSGVRAPVDPATLERLLDLAVELPVDEGTHAVVRTCLDRMSALLPELALGVCIVDASLGEQLVDMRLPEGVEAGTGHDPSRLFPGLRREQVQRFSDPLAGSTFHVGTGDAAGPSQAAQAVLDRALPLLEQGVRRARTLERKAQSTAALKRLQAQIIQTEKLASLGQIVAGVVHELNNPLTSIVAYADYLKRRLESREDAHDDVERARRIGEAAQRILRFSRDLVAYARPSADVPGAVPLHEVIDKALVFCEHELEKSGVQVERRWQLEAPLVLGISGQLTQVFVNLFTNASHAMAGRGGRLTITTSIGSASERINVTIDDDGAGIDPAHLDRVFEPFFTTKTEGRGTGLGLSIVRDIVTAHGGSVAVTSTLDEGTTFTLELPTAQRRASTRPPSSD; encoded by the coding sequence ATGACCTCGCGCAAGGACCACCTGCCGACCGAGCGACCGGGCGCCGAGGTCTCGGACACGCGGGAGCTCGGCCCCGTCCCTTCGGGAGTGCGCGCGCCGGTCGATCCAGCGACGCTCGAGCGCCTGCTCGATCTCGCGGTGGAGCTGCCCGTCGACGAAGGGACGCACGCGGTAGTTCGTACGTGCCTCGACCGCATGTCGGCGCTTCTGCCCGAGCTGGCGCTGGGCGTCTGCATCGTGGACGCTTCCCTCGGCGAGCAGCTCGTGGACATGCGCTTGCCGGAGGGGGTCGAAGCCGGCACCGGCCACGACCCGAGCCGCCTCTTCCCGGGGCTCCGGCGCGAGCAGGTCCAGCGCTTCTCCGACCCGCTCGCCGGCTCCACCTTCCACGTCGGCACGGGCGACGCGGCCGGGCCGAGCCAAGCGGCCCAGGCCGTGCTCGATCGCGCGCTGCCGCTCTTGGAGCAGGGCGTGCGCCGGGCGCGCACGCTGGAGCGCAAGGCGCAGAGCACGGCCGCGCTCAAACGCCTGCAAGCACAGATCATCCAGACCGAGAAGCTCGCCTCCTTGGGGCAGATCGTGGCGGGTGTCGTCCACGAGCTCAACAACCCGCTCACGTCCATCGTGGCCTACGCGGACTATTTGAAGCGCCGGCTCGAGAGTCGAGAGGACGCGCACGACGACGTCGAGCGGGCACGCCGCATCGGCGAGGCGGCCCAGCGAATCCTGCGCTTCTCCCGCGATCTGGTCGCGTACGCGCGCCCCAGCGCCGACGTTCCGGGGGCGGTACCGCTGCACGAGGTCATCGACAAGGCGCTGGTGTTCTGCGAGCACGAGCTGGAAAAGTCCGGCGTCCAAGTCGAGCGGCGCTGGCAGCTCGAGGCGCCGCTGGTGTTGGGCATCAGCGGCCAGCTGACCCAGGTGTTCGTCAACCTGTTCACGAACGCCTCCCATGCCATGGCCGGGCGCGGCGGCAGGCTGACCATCACCACCTCGATCGGCTCGGCATCCGAGCGCATCAACGTGACGATCGACGACGACGGGGCTGGGATCGATCCGGCCCACCTGGACCGCGTGTTCGAGCCGTTCTTCACCACCAAGACCGAGGGACGCGGCACCGGCCTCGGGCTGTCGATCGTCCGCGACATCGTCACGGCCCACGGCGGCAGCGTGGCGGTGACCAGCACCCTCGACGAAGGGACGACGTTCACGCTGGAGCTGCCGACGGCCCAGCGCCGCGCCTCGACCCGTCCGCCATCCAGCGACTGA
- a CDS encoding sigma-70 family RNA polymerase sigma factor — protein MKGNGAPALAEASPAEGDDTAVAGAVNSAARGASNRLVRQAEAEEDRALIDRARSGDKRAFRELVERHQRRAFAIALGLVRDENDAREVVQEAFLRVFRGIDSFHGGSSFFTWLYRIVTNLAIDLMRKPARRDQELDETREIKDELDIPLLARIDGADPADVVRRGEIRARIQSALDALPPYHRGVILMREVEGMSYEEMAQAMGVSKGTIMSRLFHARQKLQRALADCYAEQIGGHPKAAEEA, from the coding sequence ATGAAGGGCAACGGCGCCCCGGCCCTGGCGGAGGCGAGCCCCGCGGAGGGGGATGACACTGCTGTCGCGGGGGCCGTGAATAGCGCTGCGCGGGGGGCGTCCAACCGGTTGGTAAGACAGGCAGAAGCCGAGGAAGACCGTGCCCTCATCGACCGCGCCCGATCGGGCGACAAGCGAGCCTTCCGTGAGCTGGTGGAGCGGCACCAGCGACGGGCGTTCGCCATCGCCCTCGGGCTGGTCCGGGACGAGAACGACGCTCGCGAGGTCGTCCAGGAGGCCTTCCTGCGGGTCTTCCGCGGGATCGACTCGTTCCACGGGGGCTCGAGCTTCTTCACCTGGCTCTACCGGATCGTCACGAACCTGGCCATCGACCTCATGCGCAAGCCCGCGCGTCGTGACCAGGAGCTGGACGAGACCCGCGAGATCAAGGACGAGCTCGACATCCCGCTGCTCGCGCGCATCGACGGAGCGGACCCCGCGGACGTCGTGCGTCGCGGCGAGATCCGAGCACGCATCCAGAGCGCGCTGGACGCGCTCCCTCCCTACCACCGAGGCGTCATCCTCATGCGGGAGGTCGAGGGCATGAGCTACGAGGAGATGGCGCAGGCGATGGGCGTCTCGAAAGGCACGATCATGAGCCGCTTGTTCCACGCGCGGCAGAAGCTGCAGCGGGCGCTCGCCGACTGCTACGCAGAACAGATTGGTGGCCATCCGAAGGCCGCGGAGGAAGCATGA
- a CDS encoding peptidylprolyl isomerase has product MSSDHAYQVGPEVVVTLTYEVYDAEGEHVGGSDGPRQIVFGFGELLAPVERALEGALPGQERTVRVKAKDAFGERDPRAVLEIDPADFPADVAPGDSFEAEGGAGEVIVLRVLDVTPDAVVVDQNHPLAGQTLRVEVRVLETRPATAAELEAAAQALNQPARRPESQLISAERLLRGPSQR; this is encoded by the coding sequence TTGAGCTCGGACCACGCCTACCAAGTCGGACCCGAAGTCGTCGTGACCCTCACCTACGAGGTGTACGACGCCGAGGGTGAGCACGTCGGGGGCAGTGATGGTCCGCGCCAGATCGTGTTCGGCTTCGGCGAGCTGCTCGCTCCGGTCGAGCGCGCGCTCGAGGGAGCGCTGCCGGGACAGGAGCGGACGGTACGGGTCAAGGCCAAAGACGCCTTCGGTGAGCGCGACCCGAGGGCCGTGCTGGAGATCGACCCAGCGGATTTCCCTGCCGACGTCGCTCCGGGCGACAGCTTCGAGGCCGAGGGCGGCGCGGGCGAGGTGATCGTGCTTCGGGTGCTCGACGTGACGCCTGACGCCGTGGTCGTGGACCAGAACCACCCCCTTGCCGGGCAGACGCTACGGGTCGAGGTTCGCGTGCTCGAGACGCGGCCGGCCACGGCGGCGGAGCTCGAAGCCGCGGCCCAGGCGCTGAACCAGCCGGCGAGGAGGCCCGAGTCGCAGCTCATTTCCGCCGAGCGCTTGCTTCGCGGGCCCTCCCAGCGCTAG
- a CDS encoding 3-isopropylmalate dehydratase — protein MSEQNVRISGRILYLTEDPDLLRRQLAGESVAYDSSRKLIDNISTDEITPGWVCYYFDETLARFSLVGLRGGVVEKDSIKNGGFGVIVSGRSKGCGSSRETAPYSELKAGVQLVIAENIEKIYRQNAQNIGLLTSTDFSLIERIERGEAIPIAEFTRGLDPISAQIVECGGLFAYNRKRMAGEIAPPPVDTPLRPMNLCEKIIAARAIADARSGALGTAAVKPGDALFVRTDVRFSHEYVTPMADSLFRAGFGDGAKVSEPESVFAFRDHLTFLDLVMPEAHKKMGLDAQAASLATVQDSFSKRHGIRLYGEVTREGRTVGSEAICHNKVIEELALPGQVVAGTDSHTCMAGALGCFAFGVGSTDMANAWFTRDVRVKVPETVRFVLRGELRPGVAAKDVMLHILSLDHFKTGKGIGQVLEFSGDGVKKLSLDERATLTNMAVEAGSFTGIIEADEVVVAYLAEMRGLSPEQLRQMIVRADPDAEYAATFEIDLGKVVAMVATPGDPRNGVPLSAAGDVKIDIAYGGSCTGGKKADMDMYASVLRRAADKGQKVADGVKLYIQFGSQHIRDYAEKMGYIELFQRVGANLVDPSCGACIRAGPGVSFGPDEVTVSAINRNFPGRSGPGKVYLASPLVVAASAIAGKIVAPDQI, from the coding sequence ATGAGTGAGCAAAACGTCCGGATCAGCGGACGAATTCTGTACCTGACCGAAGACCCAGACCTACTTCGTCGGCAGCTCGCAGGGGAGAGCGTCGCCTACGATTCGAGCCGGAAGCTCATCGACAACATCTCGACCGACGAGATCACGCCCGGCTGGGTCTGCTACTACTTCGACGAGACGCTGGCGCGCTTCAGCCTGGTCGGGCTGCGGGGCGGCGTCGTCGAGAAGGACTCGATCAAGAACGGCGGCTTCGGCGTGATCGTGAGCGGCCGCAGCAAGGGTTGCGGCTCCTCCCGCGAGACGGCTCCGTACTCCGAGCTGAAGGCCGGCGTGCAGCTGGTGATCGCCGAGAACATCGAGAAGATCTACCGGCAGAACGCCCAGAACATCGGGCTCCTGACCTCCACGGACTTCTCGCTCATCGAGCGCATCGAGCGCGGCGAGGCGATCCCGATCGCCGAGTTCACCCGCGGCCTCGACCCGATCAGCGCGCAGATCGTCGAGTGCGGGGGCCTGTTCGCCTACAACCGCAAGCGCATGGCGGGGGAGATCGCGCCGCCGCCGGTGGACACGCCGCTCCGGCCGATGAACCTCTGCGAGAAGATCATCGCGGCACGCGCCATCGCCGACGCGCGCTCCGGCGCCCTCGGTACCGCCGCGGTCAAGCCCGGCGACGCGCTCTTCGTGCGCACGGACGTGCGCTTCAGCCACGAGTACGTCACGCCCATGGCCGACTCGCTGTTCCGGGCCGGCTTCGGCGACGGCGCGAAGGTGAGCGAGCCGGAGAGCGTGTTCGCCTTCCGTGACCACTTGACCTTCCTCGACCTGGTGATGCCGGAGGCCCACAAGAAGATGGGCCTGGACGCCCAGGCTGCCTCGCTGGCGACCGTGCAGGACAGCTTCAGCAAGCGCCACGGCATCCGCCTCTACGGGGAGGTGACCCGCGAGGGCCGCACCGTCGGCAGCGAGGCCATCTGCCACAACAAGGTGATCGAGGAGCTGGCCCTGCCCGGACAGGTCGTCGCCGGCACGGATTCGCACACCTGCATGGCGGGCGCCCTCGGCTGCTTCGCCTTCGGCGTCGGCAGCACCGACATGGCCAACGCCTGGTTCACGCGGGACGTGCGCGTGAAGGTGCCCGAGACGGTGCGCTTCGTGCTCCGCGGCGAGCTCCGCCCCGGCGTCGCCGCGAAGGACGTGATGCTCCACATCCTCTCGCTCGACCACTTCAAGACCGGCAAGGGCATCGGTCAGGTGCTGGAGTTCTCGGGCGACGGCGTGAAGAAGCTCTCGCTCGACGAGCGGGCGACGCTCACCAACATGGCGGTGGAAGCCGGGAGCTTCACCGGCATCATCGAGGCGGACGAGGTCGTGGTGGCCTATTTGGCCGAGATGCGCGGGCTCTCGCCCGAGCAGCTGCGCCAGATGATCGTGCGCGCCGACCCCGACGCCGAGTACGCGGCGACCTTCGAGATCGACCTGGGCAAGGTGGTGGCGATGGTGGCGACGCCCGGCGACCCGAGGAACGGAGTGCCGCTCAGCGCCGCGGGCGACGTGAAGATCGACATCGCCTACGGCGGCTCCTGCACGGGTGGCAAGAAGGCCGACATGGACATGTACGCCTCCGTGCTGCGCCGGGCCGCCGACAAGGGGCAGAAGGTCGCGGACGGCGTGAAGCTGTACATCCAGTTCGGCTCTCAGCACATCCGCGACTACGCGGAGAAGATGGGCTACATCGAGCTGTTCCAGCGCGTCGGGGCGAACCTCGTCGATCCGTCTTGCGGCGCCTGCATCCGCGCCGGCCCGGGGGTCTCGTTCGGTCCCGACGAGGTCACGGTCAGCGCCATCAACCGTAACTTCCCGGGCCGGAGCGGTCCGGGCAAGGTGTACCTCGCAAGTCCGCTCGTCGTCGCCGCCAGCGCCATCGCGGGCAAGATCGTGGCACCGGACCAGATTTGA
- a CDS encoding PAS domain S-box protein, with protein sequence MLVVDDDAVSRRVLTETLSTSGLPSHAVASGREALAWLEGHAPALVLLDLVMPEPDGFQVLKVIRDNPGIADTPVLVLTALDSDDEIRAVFASGADDYVHKPFRPAELVARIRGQLRMREYVERLSRRERDSQTVLELTQALASTLNIRHILFTVVQRVADVANVDRCSIVLVSENEHTGHVVASSDDADMRDLTIDLAKYPEIREVLRTGSTLVIRDATRHPLLDAVRQAETGLGFTSLALVPISHEQRPMGVIFLRSRGSAAFAPHEIDLVHTVANATAIALRNARILKLLRDESMQSAFARVEAERRVRLFQRYADIFESAADGMVVIDRVGRVLFANPRARTILGYDETELMKRAFRDLFAEDPSRADRLMDGFAEGRFPQSIDVRLGTASGRAITASMSFSSVLHEDDSVLFSFRDVTEERHTAVELKQTKEFLERVIESSVDGIVSSDMRGNLLLFNRAASRIFGYAADEVVGKRSVESLYPPGVAREIMRKIRDPNMSGPGRLEDCRVDMISATGELIPVTLSAALILENGKPVGSVGVFTDIRDRLRMEARLSRAQEELRAREKMSVVAELAGAAAHELNQPLTSVIGYAELLRRGLEPGSSLGKATEVIISEAERMAEIVRKIGKITKYETKSYVGGAKILDLEKATEGPSSDRAGR encoded by the coding sequence ATCTTGGTGGTGGACGACGACGCGGTGAGCCGCCGTGTCCTCACCGAGACACTGAGCACCTCGGGCTTGCCGAGCCACGCCGTGGCCTCGGGCCGAGAGGCGCTGGCCTGGCTGGAGGGCCACGCCCCGGCACTGGTCCTCTTGGATCTGGTCATGCCGGAGCCCGACGGTTTCCAGGTGCTCAAGGTGATCCGGGACAACCCGGGCATCGCCGACACGCCGGTGCTGGTGCTCACGGCGCTGGACTCCGACGACGAAATCCGAGCCGTGTTCGCCTCCGGCGCCGACGACTACGTCCACAAGCCGTTCCGACCCGCGGAGCTGGTGGCACGCATCCGCGGGCAGCTGCGGATGCGCGAATACGTGGAGCGTTTGAGCCGCCGCGAGCGCGATTCCCAGACGGTGCTCGAGCTCACGCAGGCGCTGGCCTCGACGCTGAACATCAGGCACATCCTGTTCACGGTCGTCCAACGCGTCGCGGACGTGGCCAACGTGGACCGCTGCAGCATCGTGCTGGTTTCGGAGAACGAGCACACCGGACACGTCGTGGCCTCCAGCGACGACGCCGACATGCGCGACCTGACCATCGACCTGGCGAAGTACCCGGAGATCCGCGAGGTGCTGCGCACGGGCAGCACGCTGGTGATTCGCGACGCCACGCGCCACCCCTTGCTCGACGCCGTGCGCCAGGCCGAGACCGGCCTCGGGTTCACCTCGCTGGCCTTGGTGCCGATTTCCCACGAGCAGCGACCGATGGGGGTGATCTTCCTCCGCTCGCGCGGCAGCGCCGCCTTCGCCCCTCACGAGATCGACCTGGTCCACACCGTGGCCAACGCCACGGCCATCGCGCTGCGCAACGCCCGCATCCTGAAGCTGTTGCGCGACGAGTCGATGCAGAGCGCGTTCGCCCGCGTCGAGGCCGAACGACGCGTGCGCCTGTTCCAGCGCTACGCGGACATCTTCGAGAGCGCGGCCGACGGCATGGTGGTGATCGATCGCGTAGGCCGCGTCTTGTTCGCGAATCCGCGGGCCCGCACCATCTTGGGCTACGACGAGACCGAGCTGATGAAGCGCGCTTTCCGCGACCTCTTCGCCGAGGATCCGAGCCGCGCCGATCGCCTGATGGACGGCTTCGCCGAAGGGCGATTCCCCCAGAGCATCGACGTTCGGCTCGGGACCGCGAGCGGCCGGGCCATCACCGCCAGCATGAGCTTCAGCTCGGTCCTGCACGAGGACGACTCCGTGCTGTTCTCGTTCCGCGACGTGACCGAGGAGCGTCACACCGCCGTCGAGCTGAAGCAGACCAAGGAGTTTCTGGAGCGGGTGATCGAGAGCTCGGTGGACGGCATCGTCAGCTCCGACATGCGCGGGAACTTGCTGCTCTTCAACCGAGCGGCGTCCCGCATCTTCGGCTACGCCGCGGACGAAGTCGTCGGCAAGCGCAGCGTGGAATCGCTCTACCCCCCGGGCGTGGCGCGGGAGATCATGCGCAAGATCCGCGACCCGAACATGAGCGGACCGGGGCGTCTGGAGGACTGCCGGGTAGACATGATCAGCGCCACGGGGGAGCTGATCCCGGTCACGCTCTCGGCGGCGCTCATCCTGGAGAACGGCAAACCCGTGGGCTCGGTCGGCGTCTTCACCGACATCCGGGACCGCCTGCGCATGGAGGCCCGCCTGAGCCGCGCCCAGGAAGAGCTGCGAGCGAGAGAGAAGATGTCGGTCGTCGCGGAGCTTGCCGGCGCCGCGGCGCACGAGCTGAACCAGCCGCTGACCAGCGTGATCGGCTACGCCGAGCTCTTGCGGCGGGGGCTCGAGCCGGGCTCGAGCTTGGGCAAAGCGACCGAGGTCATCATCTCCGAAGCCGAGCGCATGGCGGAGATCGTGCGAAAGATCGGCAAGATCACCAAGTACGAGACCAAGAGCTACGTGGGCGGCGCGAAGATCCTGGATCTCGAGAAGGCTACGGAAGGACCCAGCAGCGACAGGGCTGGCCGATGA
- a CDS encoding insulinase family protein: protein MKLRWFCLLVLALALAACAAQGPVRPTPAPTAPQPSASPSAAPESWRAAVPPAGPRVDLSYPVPESAKLDNGLTLLFVKRPAQVASLSVVVRHGASAVPKGKSGLAALTARLLTEGTTARSALALAEAAESLGSTLDHDAGRDYSTVGITTLSADVEAGLELLAEVVQRPAFSPKELERVKREWIDGLTAERQAPDRLASLAGLRLLWGEPRGAPVGGSIPDVQKLTAKDLAKFHSERFVPGESALVVVGELDFGALRASAQKAFGAWKPGPAPPAPKSAAPPAPDKTRVVVVNRPGAVQSALFVAQPFPKRSEPGHEARQLLSSLLGGLFTSRINQNLREKNAFTYGARSDAIATRDSGALVVSTRVEAGVTAPALTELIGELGRARDPSRGAPIADEEVARARADLASSLGARLLEVDRVATDVGTGFVLGLPPSYHSELSKLLGARTTAEVAKEATRIDETRLVVVIAGDLAALRPALEAAGFSVSEAGAELTR, encoded by the coding sequence GTGAAGCTCCGCTGGTTCTGTCTGCTCGTGCTCGCGCTCGCGCTCGCGGCCTGCGCAGCCCAAGGTCCCGTGCGCCCGACGCCCGCGCCGACCGCCCCCCAGCCGTCCGCCTCGCCGAGCGCCGCGCCCGAGAGCTGGCGGGCCGCCGTACCGCCAGCGGGCCCCCGAGTCGACCTGAGCTATCCCGTCCCCGAAAGCGCGAAGCTCGACAACGGGCTGACCCTGCTGTTCGTGAAGCGGCCGGCACAGGTAGCCTCGCTGTCGGTCGTCGTGCGGCACGGCGCGAGCGCGGTGCCGAAGGGCAAGAGCGGGCTCGCGGCCTTGACCGCGCGTCTGCTCACCGAGGGGACGACCGCTCGCTCCGCGCTGGCGCTGGCCGAGGCGGCGGAGTCGTTGGGCTCGACCCTGGATCACGACGCCGGACGGGACTACTCGACGGTGGGCATCACCACGCTCAGCGCCGACGTCGAGGCGGGCCTCGAGCTCCTGGCCGAGGTCGTGCAGAGGCCCGCCTTTTCCCCGAAGGAGCTCGAGCGGGTCAAGCGCGAGTGGATCGACGGGCTCACGGCCGAGCGCCAGGCGCCGGATCGGCTGGCGTCGCTCGCGGGGCTCCGCCTGCTCTGGGGAGAGCCCCGGGGGGCTCCGGTCGGCGGCAGCATTCCGGACGTGCAGAAGCTCACGGCAAAGGACCTGGCCAAGTTCCACTCCGAGCGCTTCGTGCCGGGCGAGAGCGCGTTGGTGGTGGTCGGCGAGCTGGATTTCGGGGCGCTGCGCGCGTCGGCCCAGAAGGCCTTCGGCGCTTGGAAGCCAGGGCCGGCGCCGCCCGCGCCAAAGAGCGCCGCGCCGCCGGCCCCCGACAAGACGCGCGTGGTGGTGGTGAACCGCCCCGGCGCGGTGCAGAGCGCGCTCTTCGTGGCCCAACCGTTCCCCAAGCGCTCCGAGCCCGGGCACGAGGCCCGCCAGCTCCTGAGCTCGCTCTTGGGCGGCCTGTTCACCTCGCGCATCAACCAGAACCTGCGCGAGAAGAACGCCTTCACCTACGGCGCTCGCTCCGACGCGATCGCGACGCGCGACTCGGGCGCGCTCGTGGTCTCGACCCGAGTGGAGGCGGGCGTGACCGCGCCGGCGCTCACGGAGCTGATCGGAGAGCTGGGTCGAGCCAGGGATCCGAGCCGCGGCGCGCCCATCGCGGACGAAGAAGTGGCCCGCGCCCGCGCGGATCTCGCGAGCTCGCTCGGCGCCCGTCTGCTCGAGGTCGATCGGGTCGCGACCGACGTCGGCACCGGCTTCGTGTTGGGGCTACCGCCCAGCTATCACAGCGAGCTCTCGAAGCTCCTCGGCGCCCGCACCACCGCGGAGGTCGCGAAGGAGGCCACGCGCATCGACGAGACTCGGTTGGTGGTGGTGATTGCGGGCGACCTGGCGGCCCTCAGGCCCGCGCTAGAAGCGGCGGGCTTCAGCGTCAGCGAAGCCGGCGCCGAGCTCACTCGCTGA